Proteins encoded within one genomic window of Deltaproteobacteria bacterium:
- a CDS encoding adenosylcobalamin-dependent ribonucleoside-diphosphate reductase, with translation MEKERRSDFSPIARRVLEQRYLRRAEDGRILETPEGLFRRVARTVAAAEHRYSSPPAAARMEEAFYEAMAELKFLPNSPTLMNAGTSRQQLAACFVLPIEDNMESILGTVRDMALIHQSGGGTGFNFSHLRPRLDPVRTTGGVASGPVSFMQIFNTTTEVIKQGGRRRGANMGILRYDHPDILDFIMAKATPGAFTHFNLSVAVSDEFMEKVETDDTYPLINPRTGRTVKTLPAREVFETICQQALETGDPGLIFLDAINRANPLPDLGQLEATNPCGEQPLLPYEACNLGSINLARLEQGGDVDWPELDRLVRLGVTFLDDVIDQSHYPLPQIDALTRANRKIGLGVMGLADLFIRLGLPYDDPGALKLAGQLMARIQATAVAQSEQLAQERGPFPNFSRSRWHHEGKPGRRHATLTTIAPTGTISLIAGTSSGIEPLFAIAYMRRALEGEEFLQVHPLFIQKLREAGLDPDKWLPKISPVGRVRPFTDLPASLRRLFPTTFEVTPEIQLQMQAAFQRHVDNAVSKTINLPPSATAAEAAHSFQLAYRLGLKGVTIYRYGARPGQVLSLPPEPLTLSSEFSEECRLCSV, from the coding sequence ATGGAAAAAGAACGGCGGAGCGATTTCAGTCCAATTGCCCGGCGGGTGCTGGAGCAGCGATATCTGCGCCGCGCCGAAGACGGCAGAATCTTGGAAACCCCCGAAGGTCTTTTCCGCCGGGTAGCCCGGACCGTGGCCGCGGCCGAACACCGCTATAGCAGCCCGCCGGCTGCGGCCCGGATGGAGGAAGCCTTCTACGAGGCCATGGCAGAGCTGAAATTTCTTCCCAACAGCCCGACCCTGATGAATGCCGGGACCTCCCGACAGCAATTGGCGGCCTGCTTTGTCTTGCCGATCGAGGATAACATGGAGAGCATCTTGGGGACGGTGCGCGATATGGCCCTGATCCATCAAAGCGGCGGCGGCACCGGGTTTAATTTTTCCCATCTGCGGCCCCGCCTGGACCCGGTGCGGACTACCGGCGGGGTGGCTTCGGGGCCGGTGTCATTTATGCAAATCTTTAATACCACTACCGAGGTGATCAAACAAGGAGGACGACGCCGCGGGGCCAACATGGGCATCCTCCGATATGACCATCCCGATATCCTGGATTTTATCATGGCCAAGGCCACCCCCGGAGCCTTCACCCACTTTAATCTATCCGTGGCGGTCAGCGATGAATTTATGGAAAAGGTGGAGACCGATGACACCTATCCTTTGATCAATCCCCGGACGGGCCGAACGGTCAAAACGCTACCGGCGCGGGAAGTGTTTGAGACCATTTGTCAACAGGCCCTGGAGACCGGAGATCCGGGATTGATTTTTCTGGATGCCATCAATCGCGCCAATCCCCTTCCGGATTTAGGCCAACTGGAGGCCACCAACCCTTGCGGCGAGCAACCTTTGTTGCCTTATGAAGCCTGCAACCTGGGCTCCATCAACCTGGCCCGGCTGGAGCAGGGCGGTGATGTAGATTGGCCCGAATTGGACCGGCTGGTCCGTCTGGGAGTCACTTTTCTAGACGATGTCATCGACCAGAGCCATTACCCCTTGCCCCAGATTGATGCCCTGACCCGGGCCAATCGCAAGATCGGCCTGGGAGTGATGGGACTGGCGGATCTGTTCATCCGCCTGGGCCTTCCCTATGATGATCCTGGAGCCCTGAAACTGGCCGGGCAACTGATGGCCCGCATCCAGGCCACGGCAGTAGCCCAGTCCGAGCAACTGGCCCAGGAGCGGGGGCCATTCCCTAACTTCAGCCGCAGCCGCTGGCATCATGAGGGCAAACCCGGGCGACGCCACGCCACCCTGACCACCATCGCTCCCACCGGCACCATCAGCCTGATCGCCGGAACCAGCAGCGGCATCGAACCATTATTTGCCATTGCCTATATGCGCCGGGCCTTGGAAGGAGAAGAGTTCTTACAGGTACATCCTTTATTTATTCAGAAATTACGAGAGGCTGGCCTGGACCCGGATAAATGGCTGCCTAAGATCAGTCCGGTGGGGCGGGTCCGCCCGTTTACCGACTTGCCAGCCTCCCTGCGTCGGCTGTTTCCCACTACCTTTGAGGTCACACCCGAAATTCAGCTCCAGATGCAGGCGGCCTTTCAACGGCACGTGGACAACGCCGTCTCCAAGACCATCAACCTGCCGCCCAGCGCTACGGCAGCAGAGGCAGCTCACTCCTTCCAACTGGCCTACCGTCTGGGGCTCAAAGGAGTAACCATTTACCGTTATGGCGCGCGTCCGGGCCAGGTACTCAGCCTGCCCCCCGAACCCTTAACGCTGTCCAGCGAGTTCTCTGAGGAGTGCCGTCTCTGTTCGGTGTAG
- a CDS encoding DUF169 domain-containing protein gives MDYNAATLQLKEDLRLRTEPLGVNFLKSPAELPDKTRRPSKVFKKKVTICQGLTMARVYGWSVGLTKDDLICIPAMLAFGLTPAAEPATELGQLFCEVGFHPEAGPGIREAQALPRLAPGELGALYMSPLDRLKMDPEIVVIYGNPAQLIRLIGAATFSFRERVNGSFGGKVECAEYLIGPYQSQQMRVAIPGMGDRIFSMTQDDEMVMAFPIQLLEGLLVGLKEAGRKIGARYPITFYQNFQPEFPKPYQELAKKLGMAGE, from the coding sequence ATGGATTACAATGCCGCCACTCTCCAACTTAAGGAAGACCTGCGCTTGCGGACCGAACCCCTGGGAGTCAACTTTTTAAAAAGTCCCGCTGAGCTTCCGGACAAGACCCGACGTCCTTCCAAGGTTTTTAAGAAAAAGGTTACCATCTGTCAGGGTCTAACCATGGCCCGGGTCTATGGCTGGAGCGTCGGCCTGACTAAGGACGACCTCATCTGTATCCCGGCCATGCTGGCCTTTGGATTGACTCCGGCGGCTGAACCGGCTACCGAATTAGGCCAGCTCTTCTGTGAAGTGGGGTTCCATCCGGAGGCTGGCCCCGGCATCCGGGAAGCCCAGGCCCTGCCCCGTCTTGCTCCCGGGGAACTGGGGGCCCTTTATATGAGTCCTCTGGACCGGCTTAAGATGGACCCGGAGATCGTGGTGATTTATGGCAACCCGGCGCAATTGATCCGCCTCATCGGCGCTGCCACCTTTAGTTTTCGGGAACGGGTCAACGGCAGCTTCGGCGGCAAAGTCGAATGCGCCGAATATCTGATCGGTCCCTACCAGAGCCAGCAGATGCGGGTGGCCATCCCGGGGATGGGAGACCGGATCTTCTCCATGACCCAGGACGACGAAATGGTCATGGCCTTCCCCATCCAGTTGCTGGAAGGGCTGCTGGTCGGCCTCAAGGAGGCTGGCCGAAAGATCGGGGCTCGCTACCCGATCACTTTCTATCAGAATTTCCAGCCGGAATTTCCCAAGCCCTATCAGGAACTGGCCAAAAAATTGGGAATGGCCGGAGAATGA
- a CDS encoding tetratricopeptide repeat protein: MSLKFLGRIVLASLVIWGCRAGPDPYGQQVTRATTLTIQGQQWFSQGDLQRAARDFGRALEISRSIDYPSGVAQQLNNLGAVALEQGNLETARDLFNQALSLNQEIPDWAAVSTNLANLATVAHKSGHLDRAGEYLQAAQKAAARSASTEARGRILCQLASWYLDQQELEAATAMLTQARPLATTPALQGTWNHHWGCLRLAQGDTDAALTHFNQALAADREILDRSAMAADLFGLAETYQARGELGQAFYYYGRAFDVYAILGKKSRIEECLKRLRQVNEAGRLGRSLKRFEPRPESTPGQASQLSSQKTF; this comes from the coding sequence ATGTCCCTTAAGTTCCTGGGTCGGATTGTTTTGGCATCCCTGGTGATCTGGGGCTGCCGGGCCGGCCCAGATCCCTACGGCCAACAGGTCACCAGGGCCACTACTCTAACTATTCAGGGTCAACAATGGTTTTCCCAGGGAGACCTGCAGCGGGCGGCGCGGGATTTTGGCCGGGCTTTGGAGATCAGCCGGTCCATCGATTATCCCTCAGGGGTGGCGCAGCAGCTAAATAATCTGGGTGCCGTAGCGCTGGAGCAAGGAAACCTGGAAACTGCCCGAGATCTGTTTAATCAGGCCTTGAGCTTAAACCAGGAAATCCCGGATTGGGCCGCCGTCAGCACCAACCTAGCCAACCTGGCCACTGTCGCCCACAAATCTGGCCATCTAGACCGGGCTGGGGAATATCTGCAGGCCGCCCAGAAGGCTGCGGCGCGTTCCGCTTCTACCGAGGCTCGGGGCCGGATCCTTTGTCAACTGGCCAGCTGGTATTTAGATCAACAGGAGCTCGAAGCCGCGACCGCCATGCTAACCCAAGCCCGCCCCCTGGCTACCACCCCGGCCTTGCAGGGCACCTGGAATCATCACTGGGGCTGTTTGCGCCTGGCGCAAGGAGACACTGACGCAGCTTTGACGCATTTTAACCAGGCACTAGCCGCAGACCGGGAGATTCTCGACCGCTCGGCCATGGCCGCTGATCTTTTCGGTTTGGCCGAAACTTACCAGGCCCGAGGTGAGCTGGGCCAGGCCTTTTACTATTATGGCCGGGCCTTCGATGTCTATGCCATCCTGGGGAAAAAGTCCAGGATAGAGGAATGCCTTAAACGCCTCCGTCAGGTTAATGAGGCCGGCCGTCTGGGCCGGTCCCTGAAAAGATTCGAACCCCGCCCTGAGTCGACACCTGGGCAAGCAAGTCAACTTTCATCACAAAAAACCTTTTAG
- a CDS encoding MCE family protein, which yields MDEGFTRSEKLAGLFLFLMLLVTVAALLAIGQGKAWFKSQQTYLVKFKQGYNLTPGSAVKMFNTEIGKVTDLHISRIMDQTQVVITIKVLAEYADLIRQDSVAEVQSPGLFGSEYLEISPGSSGYPPVAEYGTIPSQERKTFADYLEEFKPEESLRRAKQILINLAYLTEQLKTHERKLLTSVNKFNEVMASILEAKGSLGKLMMQTDFYGRLGESLTKIENVVKDAQSITSNLKDTTSQMPALAKSVREEVQTVKSILADIKQGSQEFPELMGSASEAARGGTAVVDALKANPLIRLTLPKQPDSETIHLEPRNVP from the coding sequence CTGCTCGCCATTGGCCAGGGCAAGGCCTGGTTCAAGTCACAGCAGACCTACCTGGTCAAATTCAAACAGGGCTATAATCTCACGCCGGGCTCGGCGGTCAAGATGTTTAACACCGAAATCGGCAAGGTGACCGACCTGCACATCAGCCGGATAATGGACCAGACCCAGGTGGTGATCACCATTAAGGTATTAGCTGAGTACGCCGATCTGATCCGCCAGGATTCAGTGGCCGAAGTGCAAAGTCCAGGGCTGTTTGGGAGCGAATATCTGGAAATCAGTCCCGGCTCTTCCGGGTATCCCCCGGTTGCCGAATATGGCACCATCCCTTCCCAGGAACGTAAGACTTTTGCTGATTATTTAGAAGAGTTTAAGCCCGAGGAAAGTTTGCGCCGGGCTAAGCAGATTCTGATTAATCTGGCTTATCTGACCGAACAACTTAAAACCCATGAACGGAAATTGCTCACCTCTGTAAACAAATTTAACGAAGTGATGGCGAGCATTCTCGAGGCCAAGGGATCGCTGGGGAAACTAATGATGCAAACCGACTTCTATGGCCGGCTGGGAGAATCGCTGACCAAAATCGAAAATGTGGTCAAAGATGCCCAAAGCATTACCAGCAATCTTAAGGACACTACCAGCCAGATGCCCGCCCTGGCCAAATCAGTGAGGGAAGAGGTGCAGACGGTTAAAAGCATACTGGCGGACATCAAACAGGGCAGTCAGGAATTTCCTGAATTAATGGGGTCGGCTTCGGAAGCGGCGCGGGGCGGCACCGCGGTGGTGGACGCTCTCAAAGCCAACCCCCTTATCCGTCTGACCCTGCCCAAGCAGCCGGATAGCGAGACTATTCACCTGGAGCCTCGGAATGTCCCTTAA